One Solanum lycopersicum chromosome 2, SLM_r2.1 genomic region harbors:
- the LOC138341995 gene encoding uncharacterized protein, which produces MTTQVNLSMVPRVNVVESNMTSRLRDFLRMNTPLFLVSMVGEDPKELLHGVYKVLRAMGVTPNEKEDLHSYQLIEVALVWYTQWNNNRPVESGPIEWEEFKESFLGKYIPRERREVKVEEFINLKQGNIRVEEYSFKFSMLSRYAQYLVSN; this is translated from the coding sequence ATGACTACtcaagtgaatttgagtatggtgcctagggtgaatgttgtggagagcAATATGACCTCTAGGTTAAGGGATTTTCTGAGGATGAATACTCCTCTCTTTCTTGTCTCTatggtgggagaggatcccaaAGAGTTACTACACGgagtgtacaaggtgttgagaGCTATGGGGGTTACACCTAATGAGAAGGAGGATTTGCATTCATATCAATTGATAGAGGTTGCTCTagtgtggtacactcaatggaacaACAATAGGCCTGTGGAgtcgggtcctattgagtgggaagaatttaaaGAATCTTTTCTTGGTAAATACATTCCCCGTGAGAGGAGGGAagttaaggtagaggagtttatcaatctaaAGCAAGGCAATATAAGGGTTGAGGAATACTCTTTCAAGTTCTCTATGTTATCTAGATATGCCCAATATCTTGTGTCTAATTGA